One genomic window of Coffea eugenioides isolate CCC68of chromosome 1, Ceug_1.0, whole genome shotgun sequence includes the following:
- the LOC113782777 gene encoding 30S ribosomal protein S9, mitochondrial, translating into MLSRLISKSSNLRFLTLISSQIHLQSPNPIFPQNPLTSIKPIYPHPNLSKIPHFYSTSNNSNNNNGDRQDSIPNLWQLSSEADDSIESIFGVESEENNEHVEQVKESANGSDSWLAESLDSGGGVDDGVDKFKGVMEEVKGGGDGHEGWATAEGYKPWSFAGEDKEDERNLFDVGGEEGVEERRESGEWGLEGSRGEDLVKKRSAEEEMQLEIEEKALTDVLKGPNRAFGDLIAASGITEAMLDSLIALKDLEGIQGLPPLREIEDMRYAKSTRKSARAEIERQKQEEAAKARVRQVDDKGRAYGTGRRKCSIARVWVLPGDGKFVVNDKEFDVYFPMLDHRAALLRPFSETKTLGMWDVSCTVKGGGVSGQVGAIQLGVSRALQNWAPDLRPPLREGGFLTRDSRVVERKKPGKAKARKSFQWVKR; encoded by the exons ATGCTTTCTCGGTTAATCAGCAAATCCTCCAATCTTCGATTTCTGACCCTAATTTCCTCCCAAATTCACCTTCAAAGCCCTAATCCCATCTTTCCACAAAACCCGTTAACCTCAATCAAACCCATATACCCGCACCCCAATCTCTCCAAAATCCCTCATTTCTACTCCACCAGCAACAATAGCAACAACAACAATGGTGATAGGCAAGACTCGATTCCAAATCTGTGGCAGCTGTCGTCCGAAGCAGACGATTCCATCGAGTCCATTTTCGGGGTAGAATCGGAGGAAAATAATGAACACGTGGAGCAAGTGAAGGAATCGGCAAATGGGTCTGACTCTTGGTTGGCAGAATCATTGGATTCGGGTGGCGGCGTTGATGATGGTGTTGATAAATTTAAAGGGGTGATGGAAGAAGTGAAGGGTGGTGGAGATGGTCACGAGGGGTGGGCAACAGCAGAGGGGTATAAGCCGTGGAGTTTTGCTGGGGAGGATAAGGAAGATGAGCGGAATTTGTTTGATGTCGGAGGGGAAGAAGGAGTggaggaaagaagagaaagtgggGAGTGGGGATTGGAGGGTTCTAGAGGGGAGGATTTGGTAAAGAAGAGGAGTGCAGAGGAGGAGATGCAGCTGGAAATTGAGGAGAAAGCTCTTACTGATGTTCTtaaag GTCCAAATCGTGCATTTGGAGATCTTATTGCAGCTTCTGGAATCACAGAAGCTATGTTGGATAGTTTGATTGCTTTGAAGGACCTTGAAGGAATTCAAGGACTTCCTCCGCTGCGAGAAATTGAAGATATGCGGTATGCAAAGAGTACAAGAAAATCCGCAAGAGCTGAAATCGAGCGCCAGAAGCAGGAGGAGGCTGCAAAGGCGCGAGTCAGGCAAGTAGATGATAAGGGAAGGGCATATGGGACAGGAAGGAGGAAATGCAGTATAGCTCGAGTATGGGTTCTACCTGGTGATGGTAAATTTGTAGTGAATGACAAAGAGTTCGATGTCTATTTCCCAATGCTTGATCATCGAGCTGCCCTTCTTCGACCTTTCTCTGAAACTAAGACATTGGGTATGTGGGACGTGAGTTGCACTGTAAAAGGGGGTGGTGTATCAG GTCAGGTTGGTGCTATTCAATTGGGCGTCAGCCGGGCACTGCAAAACTGGGCACCAGATTTACGTCCTCCTTTGAGAGAAG GTGGTTTTTTGACACGGGATTCGAGGGTTGTTGAAAGGAAAAAGCCTggaaaagcaaaagcaagaaagaGCTTCCAGTGGGTCAAGCGTTAG
- the LOC113768290 gene encoding protein FAR-RED IMPAIRED RESPONSE 1-like, whose product MRLLTVQAGGYHNLGFHETDTYNALNWQRQVAVGDGDNNSTIAFLSGKQRGDPNLFFKYSVDGHGRLNRLLWADSVCRDDYRCFGDVLVFDSTYNTNQYRFPLVVLCGVNNHYSTCIFACAFIVREGDEGYDWVISTFLEAIHGRQPIAVVTDRDKSMRKCIKKLMPTAKHRLCSFHLEMNAATNVKDKEFLQAFKTCMFMNCTAINFETRWAGVVRRFGFENNE is encoded by the coding sequence ATGAGACTACTAACTGTACAGGCTGGAGGATACCACAACTTGGGTTTCCATGAGACTGATACGTACAATGCGCTAAATTGGCAGAGGCAGGTAGCAGTTGGTGATGGGGACAACAATTCGACAATTGCATTCTTGTCAGGCAAGCAACGAGGCGATCcgaatttatttttcaaatattctGTAGATGGCCATGGCCGTCTGAATCGCCTGCTTTGGGCTGATTCAGTGTGTAGAGATGACTACAGATGTTTTGGTGATGTGCTAGTGTTCGACAGCACGTATAATACGAACCAGTACAGATTTCCATTAGTTGTGTTGTGTGGGGTTAACAATCACTACTCCACATGTATCTTTGCGTGTGCTTTTATCGTTCGTGAAGGAGATGAGGGATACGATTGGGTTATAAGTACATTCTTAGAAGCAATACATGGAAGACAACCGATAGCAGTTGTGACAGATAGGGACAAGTCAATGCGAAAGTGCATTAAAAAATTAATGCCCACAGCTAAGCATAGACTTTGCAGCTTCCATTTAGAAATGAATGCAGCCACAAATGTAAAGGACAAAGAGTTCCTGCAGGCATTCAAGACCTGCATGTTTATGAATTGTACAgcaataaattttgaaacgaggtGGGCAGGGGTTGTGAGACGTTTTGGGTTTGAAAATAACGAATGA